A window of Streptomyces sp. Je 1-332 genomic DNA:
GGCCTGCTGCTCGGCATGTTCGTCGCGATCCTGTCGTCGACGATCGTCTCCAACGCCCTGCCTGAAATCATCGGCGACCTGGGCGGCGGCCAGTCCGCCTACACCTGGGTCGTCACCGCCTCGCTCCTGGCGATGACGGCGACCACGCCCCTGTGGGGCAAGCTGTCGGACCTCTTCAGCAAGAAGGCCCTGGTCCAGATAGCCCTGATCATCTACGTCGGCGGCTCGGTCGTCGCGGGTCTCTCGCAGAGCGCCGAGATGCTGATCGCCTGCCGTGTCGTACAGGGCATCGGCGTCGGCGGTCTCTCCGCCCTCGCGCAGATCGTGATGGCCGCGATGATCTCCCCGCGCGAGCGGGGCCGTTACTCCGGCTACCTCGGCGCGACCTTCGCCGTCGCCACCGTCGGCGGCCCGCTGCTCGGCGGTGTCATCACCGACACCTCGTGGCTCGGCTGGCGCTGGTGCTTCTACGTCGGCGTGCCCTTCGCGATCATCGCCCTGATCGTCCTGCAGAAGACCCTGAAGCTCCCCGTCGTGAAGCGGGACGTCAAGGTCGACTGGGGCGGCGCCTTCTTCATCACGGCGGCCGTCTGCCTGCTCCTGGTCTGGGTGACCTTCGCGGGCGACAAGTACGACTGGATGTCCTGGCAGACCGGCGCCATGGTCGGCGGAGCGGTCGTCCTCGGCCTGCTCTTCCTGCTCGTCGAGTCCAAGGCGAGCGAGCCGATCATCCCGCTGCGGCTCTTCCGCAACCGCACCATCACCCTCGCCTCGCTCGCCTCGCTCTTCGTGGGTGTCGGCATGTTCGCGGGCACGGTGTTCTTCAGCCAGTACTTCCAGCTGGCGCGCGACAAGTCGCCGACGATGTCCGGCGTCATGACGATCCCGATGATCGGTGGCCTGTTCATCTCCTCGACGGTGTCGGGGCAGATCATCACCAAGACCGGCAAGTGGAAGGTCTGGCTGGTCTCCGGCGGCGCGCTCCTGACCGCGGGCCTCGGCCTGCTCGGCACGATGCGGTACGACACCGAGTACTGGCACATCGCGATCTTCATGGCCCTGATGGGTCTCGGCATCGGCATGATGATGCAGAACCTCGTGCTCGCCACGCAGAACCAGGTCGCTCCCGAGGACCTCGGATCCGCGAGCTCGGTGGTCACCTTCTTCCGTTCCCTCGGTGGCGCCATCGGCGTCTCGGCGCTCGGCGCCGTGATGTCGACCCGCATCACCGACTACGTGAAGGACGGCCTGGCCGACCTCGGCCCGAAGGCCGCGCAGG
This region includes:
- a CDS encoding MFS transporter, with amino-acid sequence MATTTPSGVRGSHAKHGAASHDAGAPMTHRQIMEALSGLLLGMFVAILSSTIVSNALPEIIGDLGGGQSAYTWVVTASLLAMTATTPLWGKLSDLFSKKALVQIALIIYVGGSVVAGLSQSAEMLIACRVVQGIGVGGLSALAQIVMAAMISPRERGRYSGYLGATFAVATVGGPLLGGVITDTSWLGWRWCFYVGVPFAIIALIVLQKTLKLPVVKRDVKVDWGGAFFITAAVCLLLVWVTFAGDKYDWMSWQTGAMVGGAVVLGLLFLLVESKASEPIIPLRLFRNRTITLASLASLFVGVGMFAGTVFFSQYFQLARDKSPTMSGVMTIPMIGGLFISSTVSGQIITKTGKWKVWLVSGGALLTAGLGLLGTMRYDTEYWHIAIFMALMGLGIGMMMQNLVLATQNQVAPEDLGSASSVVTFFRSLGGAIGVSALGAVMSTRITDYVKDGLADLGPKAAQAGHGGTGGGAIPDLDKLPAPFRTVMESAYGHGIADVFLIAAPLAFLAFLITIFIKEVPLRTSGALAQASESSDAGAPAATPAAAASTDEQPVPASVGAHTETGPEGTQKLAAVASSATGDAPLQTTGGTPVRGFVRGAESTPVPRAAVTLISLGGRQLGRSVAQGDGSYAVDAPGAGSYVLIASADGFQPQASTIVVSDEALTYDILLSGTSGLSGVVRASDGKLPVSGAMVIVTDVRGDVLATGLTGEQGEFTFAELVPGQVTIAVNAAGHRPMALPVEVGAVGVTRVEVELNSGSRVLGTVRAAGGPLNDARVTLVDAAGNVVATATTGSDGAYAFTDLDSGEYTVIATGYPPVATGLTVAGEGVGDHDIELSHPGE